The Penicillium digitatum chromosome 6, complete sequence genome has a window encoding:
- a CDS encoding Regulatory protein alcR translates to MEDFRRRQLHSCDPCRKGKRGCDAPKERQTSAFSSCSNCTRWKKDCTFNWISSKRADSRSRKRIKTNPTSATLLASHNVALEETLRSAQTHPANVGELLSPPETLDYAFPSSSSLPENHFHESFQSHDLTSDHSQSIPWTMDIPYDLLVSSSNQLASPDSSVESDAQAEFFDFAPPSVESTYGLLPQHGYASTSHTTSIVSAWKQSRHKHPSESASDRTSNPEQQWNFCIASENTAKESARAMMSRNLVRIYHDSMENALSCWLTEHNCPYSDTISQVVPQREMKAWGPNWSNRMCIRVCQLDRVSSSIRGRALSAEEDTKAARGLHLAIMSFASQWTQHAQKGTGATIPLAIDQDERSIREKVWNEARQALEHSSHIPSFRIAFANIIFSLTQSPLDKGQAASLGELLENDRAPTFLETANRQIFTFRHKFTRLQREAAPKARDLGRRSIESTMTNLREIPQPSEPPQLDPLLTSQEHRTTLDLMFWLGVMFDTLSAAMYQRPLVVSDEDSQIASASARIAERGDQIDLDQWDITRGKTRGKQDVWGDLFLRSAIERQGSGQDQPRWPCSYEEAASILSEATPVKVLLYRRVTQLQTLVYRGASPDQIENVIQKTLTVCQYWDSTYQSFMVDCVSNHELLPSRIQSWYVILDGHWHLAVMLLADVLESIDKCRLGSDVAREARQTTNLVATLRTNNALAVGGLARASIQGQYSSMNRHFHDSLSEVAFLVEPWTAVLVHCFAKAGDILLKSLDISGDQNVYAKCLRHNCEFLIRALQYLGRKSDMAFLMARNLLRSFESKLAETS, encoded by the exons ATGGAAGACTTCCGCCGACGTCAGCTTCACAGCTGTGATCCATGTCGCAAGGGCAAAAGAGGCTGCGACGCACCT AAAGAACGACAAACGAGCGCATTCAGCTCTTGCTCGAACTGCACTCGATGGAAAAAGGACTGCACATTTAATTGGATCTCGTCAAAGCGCGCGGACTCGAGGAGTCGAAAACGAATCAAGACCAACCCCACAAGCGCAACCCTTCTAGCTTCTCACAACGTTGCTCTGGAGGAGACGCTGCGCTCTGCACAAACACATCCTGCCAATGTCGGAGAATTGCTTAGCCCGCCTGAAACTTTAGATTACGCCTTCCCCTCGTCCTCGTCGCTCCCAGAAAATCACTTTCACGAGTCATTCCAAAGCCACGATTTAACCAGCGACCATTCTCAATCGATTCCTTGGACGATGGACATCCCATACGATTTGCTAGTTAGCAGCTCAAATCAACTTGCTTCTCCAGACTCCTCCGTGGAATCCGACGCGCAGGCTGAattttttgattttgcacCTCCTTCCGTCGAGAGCACATACGGGTTACTACCACAGCATGGATATGCATCCACCTCTCATACCACATCGATAGTCTCAGCATGGAAACAGAGTCGACACAAACATCCCTCAGAGTCTGCGTCTGACCGAACCTCAAATCCAGAACAACAGTGGAACTTCTGCATCGCTTCCGAAAACACAGCTAAGGAAAGCGCCCGTGCGATGATGTCACGCAATCTGGTCCGCATATACCACGACAGCATGGAGAATGCTTTGTCATGTTGGTTGACCGAGCACAACTGTCCTTACAGCGACACAATCAGCCAAGTGGTTCCTCAGCGAGAGATGAAAGCATGGGGTCCGAACTGGTCAAACAGAATGTGTATTCGGGTCTGTCAGTTGGATCGTGTATCATCTTCCATACGCGGCAGAGCGTTAAgtgcggaagaagacacGAAAGCGGCTCGGGGGCTTCATCTAGCGATTATGTCATTCGCATCGCAGTGGACTCAACATGCACAGAAGGGCACTGGCGCGACCATTCCCTTGGCAATTGACCAAGATGAGAGATCGATCCGAGAGAAAGTTTGGAACGAAGCCCGCCAGGCCTTGGAGCATTCGAGCCACATTCCATCTTTTCGCATTGCCTTCGCAAATATCATATTTTCTTTGACGCAAAGCCCGCTAGACAAAGGGCAGGCAGCAAGCCTGGGCGAGCTTTTGGAGAACGATCGTGCGCCAACGTTTCTGGAAACCGCCAATCGTCAAATTTTCACTTTTCGGCACAAGTTCACAAGACTGCAGCGTGAGGCTGCCCCCAAAGCTAGAGATCTTGGGAGGAGGTCGATAGAGTCAACTATGACGAACCTTCGGGAAATACCACAGCCCTCAGAGCCTCCGCAACTCGATCCACTTCTGACTAGCCAAGAACACCGCACTACACTAGATCTTATGTTTTGGCTAGGCGTTATGTTTGATACCCTAAGCGCTGCAATGTATCAGCGCCCTTTAGTAGTGTCGGATGAGGATAGTCAAATTGCATCGGCCTCAGCACGAATAGCTGAACGTGGAGATCAGATTGATCTTGATCAATGGGATATTACAAGAGGCAAGACACGCGGGAAACAGGATGTGTGGGGCGATTTATTCCTTCGTTCTGCGATAGAACGTCAAGGGTCAGGCCAAGACCAGCCGAGGTGGCCGTGCTCGTACGAAGAAGCCGCATCCATACTTTCGGAGGCGACTCCTGTCAAAGTGTTACTCTACCGTCGGGTGACGCAGCTCCAAACTCTGGTTTACCGAGGCGCGAGTCCCGATCAAATTGAAAACGTCATCCAAAAAACACTCACAGTCTGCCAATACTGGGATTCCACATACCAGAGTTTCATGGTCGATTGCGTTAGCAACCATGAGCTGCTTCCTTCTCGTATCCAATCGTGGTATGTCATCCTCGATGGTCACTGGCACCTCGCTGTGATGCTCTTGGCGGATGTGCTAGAGAGCATTGACAAATGCAGGCTCGGTTCTGATGTTGCACGTGAGGCTCGGCAAACTACAAACTTGGTTGCTACACTTAGAACGAATAATGCGTTGGCAGTTGGCGGACTGGCTCGGGCTTCAATACAAGGGCAGTACTCGTCCATGAACCGTCATTTCCATGATTCTCTCAGTGAAGTGGCCTTCCTAGTTGAACCGTGGACGGCCGTGCTGGTCCATTGCTTTGCCAAGGCGGGAGATATCTTGCTAAAAAGTTTGGATATTTCCGGGGATCAAAATGTGTATGCTAAGTGCTTACGACACAATTGCGAGTTCTTGATCCGTGCGCTTCAATATCTCGGAAGAAAGTCCGACATGGCCTTTTTGATGGCTCGGAATTTGCTAAGGTCTTTCGAATCAAAACTTGCGGAAACATCATGA
- a CDS encoding C6 zinc finger protein: METKRLKRSHATYPSLAVDDTDKDLDRRPEAEKREWGHRVIERTTSMEWGTSDRASLRAELEPMTTGDNERLLRTHHRSLSKASIVYIVTSPFGRRIWVTSCNAPDITVGGLDIHILPIGYPLKNRLIPTQATSFVLAQSLVQGQINPRKFLTEQDLESLRILFPNAIGAQLLISGFLRILFDSVAAVERTNNLGYPSMVGELVVLLDTAKFSATAQNLNSGAAVSDAEAKSVGCLGLKLKLPGGKMVLTTVTHAYVHNPALPVVLMRVADWVIRAKNAICRFRNPSLDRDSRAFGVSDQSLSNNPTGKDIFLFKTKKKVGTITHCFDNPSPILPYPVGYRHDLSLIEGEALSEVVSPPGYPVISAWARYENVLAGVPLYAVALNAQTQNWRVVEGTKVTPALANALLLGTEYIWDREASDQAVAMLWRSKEDVDSARGYSGSVLCTGTPTDQHGEAVVFQNYETGLRILDGSLFAIIKAGFLLPREIRESIIVVPEQKEPISYNTVCGKGSVVQAERRFPSGI; encoded by the exons ATGGAAACTAAACGGCTGAAGAGAAGCCATGCCACATACCCTTCCCTTGCTGTTGATGACACTGACAAAGATCTGGACCGCCGCCCAGAGGCAGAGAAGAGGGAGTGGGGGCACCGGGTTATAGAAC GGACGACTTCGATGGAGTGGGGAACTAGTGATAGGGCATCGTTAAGGGCCGAGCTAGAGCCGATGACCACAGGGGACAACGAGAGACTCCTCCGGACGCATCATCGATCCCTGTCGAAAGCCTCCATCGTATACATTGTCACTTCGCCCTTCGGTAGACGCATTTGGGTGACATCATGCAATGCCCCCGACATTACAGTAGGCGGGCTGGACATCCATATCCTCCCCATAGGGTatccactgaagaaccgtCTTATACCGACCCAAGCAACATCATTCGTACTAGCGCAAAGCTTAGTGCAGGGACAAATCAACCCACGCAAGTTTCTGACAGAGCAAGACCTAGAGTCGTTGCGGATACTGTTCCCGAATGCAATCGGGGCCCAGCTACTGATTTCAGGCTTCCTGCGGATTTTGTTCGATAGCGTCGCAGCCGTGGAGCGGACCAACAACCTAGGCTACCCGAGTATGGTGGGCGAGCTTGTCGTTCTTTTAGATACGGCAAAGTTTAGTGCAACAGCACAGAATTTGAATTCGGGTGCAGCGGTCTCAGATGCAGAGGCAAAATCAGTCGGGTGTCTGGGTTTGAAATTAAAATTGCCAGGAGGAAAGATGGTTTTAACGACGGTGACCCACGCTTATGTGCACAATCCTGCGTTGCCGGTGGTTCTTATGCGTGTTGCAGATTGGGTGATTCGGGCAAAGAACGCAATCTGTCGTTTCCGAAATCCTTCCTTGGACCGGGATTCTCGCGCGTTCGGTGTATCAGACCAAAGCCTATCCAACAATCCGACTGGCAAAGATATTTTTCTCTTCAAAACGAAGAAAAAG GTCGGGACAATTACTCACTGCTTCGACAATCCGAGCCCTATACTCCCGTATCCGGTCGGGTACCGACATGACCTCTCTTTAATCGAAGGCGAAGCTCTATCTGAAGTGGTGAGCCCTCCCGGGTATCCGGTCATCTCCGCATGGGCCCGGTACGAAAACGTCCTCGCAGGGGTGCCGTTGTATGCTGTGGCCCTAAATGCCCAAACACAAAACTGGAGGGTAGTGGAAGGGACAAAGGTTACCCCTGCATTGGCGAATGCGCTCCTATTAGGAACTGAGTATATTTGGGATCGTGAGGCGAGTGATCAGGCTGTTGCGATGCTATGGCGATCTAAGGAGGATGTGGACAGTGCGAGAGGCTACTCTGGCTCGGTGCTGTGTACCGGCACTCCGACAGATCAGCATGGCGAAGCTGTCGTTTTTCAAAACTATGAAACCGGTCTAAGAATTTTGgatggttctttgttcgCAATAATAAAAGCCGGTTTTCTGTTACCTAGGGAGATCCGTGAGTCGATCATTGTGGTCCCTGAACAGAAAGAACCAATTAGTTACAACACTGTGTGTGGCAAGGGGAGCGTCGTACAAGCAGAAAGACGATTTCCATCAGGTATTTGA
- a CDS encoding 40S ribosomal protein eS25, giving the protein MAPAATGGKKQKKKWSKGKVKDKAQHAVVLDKATNDKLQKDVQSYRLITVATLVDRLKINGSLARQALNDLEANGQIKKVVGHSSLSIYTRAVTAE; this is encoded by the exons ATG GCGCCCGCAGCAACTGGAGgcaagaagcaaaagaagaagTGGTCCAAGGGCAAGG TCAAGGACAAGGCCCAGCACGCCGTCGTTCTCGACAAGGCCACCAACGACAAGCTCCAGAAGGATGTCCAGTCCTACCGTCTGATCACTGTCGCCACCCTTGTCGATCGTCTCAAGATCAACGGCAGCCTTGCCCGCCAGGCTCTCAACGACCTTGAGGCTAACGGCCAGATCAAGAAGGTCGTTGGTCACTCCAGCCTGAGCATCTACA CCCGTGCCGTCACCGCCGAGTAA
- a CDS encoding Membrane steroid-binding protein, whose product MSELRQRPTATSKSSNGLDKDPNFKQHSSNDEIDEIDESHGISLLDIIRVIVTLLIACGGLSYYMTSSESLLWGYRPWYTRWPVVKQWVQGPVTLTSSQLSLYNGTDANLPLYVAVNGTIFDVSANRMIYGPGGSYNFFAGRDATRAFVTGCFKEDLTNDIRGVEIMFLPVEDVENEGVTAAQKKIRREKELRAAKARVGATVKRWTEFFANHAKYFEAGRVVGDGGAGGEPWPLCESALKQRPKRSAIVDKEES is encoded by the exons ATGTCAGAACTCCGCCAGCGACCAACAGCCACGTCAAAGTCCAGCAACGGGCTGGATAAAGACCCCAATTTCAAACAGCACTCTAGCAACGACGAAATCGATGAAATCGATGAATCCCACGGCATAAGCCTGCTGGACATAATCCGTGTGATTGTGACCCTACTGATCGCTTGTGGCGGCCTCTCATATTACATGACTTCCTCCGAGTCCTTGCTATGGGGTTACAGACCATGGTATACACGGTGGCCGGTGGTGAAGCAGTGGGTG CAGGGCCCTGTTACCCTGACATCAAGCCAACTATCCCTCTACAACGGTACAGACGCCAATCTCCCCCTCTACGTCGCCGTGAATGGGACGATCTTCGACGTCTCGGCAAACCGTATGATCTACGGACCGGGCGGGAGCTACAACTTTTTTGCGGGGCGGGACGCAACACGCGCTTTTGTCACGGGCTGCTTTAAGGAGGATCTAACGAATGACATACGTGGTGTCGAGATTATGTTCCTGCCCGTTGAGGATGTCGAAAATGAGGGTGTGACGGCTGCGCAGAAGAAAATCCGTCGCGAGAAGGAGTTACGGGCTGCTAAAGCGCGGGTTGGGGCGACTGTAAAGAGGTGGACTGAATTCTTTGCGAATCATGCGAAGTATTTTGAGGCTGGGAGGGTGGTAGGTGATGGAGGTGCTGGTGGGGAGCCGTGGCCGCTATGTGAGAGTGCGCTGAAGCAGCGACCGAAGAGGAGTGCGATAGTGGACAAGGAAGAGTCGTAG
- a CDS encoding Cobalamin (vitamin B12) biosynthesis CobW-like, C-terminal, with translation MVIDSGKDSVTYDVAAPTEEEPKTRQMPVTLLSGFLGSGKTTLLKHILKSPDHGLRIAVIVNDMSQLNIDATLIQNHKVSQTTEKLIRLQNGCICCTLRGDLLSELAALTKRNEVDYVIIESTGISEPMQVAETFTSEFSSAMLEAEDQISSDDPDAKKILNEIVELGGLHTMARLDTTVTVIDAFNLLSSFDTAEFLSDRYGREEIIPEDERTISDLMVDQIEFADVLILNKVETVDQATREKLLHLLKLLNPAAKILESNYSQIDVREIINTNKFDFIRAASGPGWLRSLHEMTIQSTGNGDRLAPKPETLEYGINNFVYTARRPFHSRRLFALLHDKFIILQNNEVEEEEGDEEEEGEEEEEGEEQEEDDAMDTDSESGSVEDFEQPDPAVILNNKRTNPAFGPVLRSKGFFWLVTRPWQFGEWSQAGGMMTLGCGGPWFAELPDEDWPEDKDVRESILNDFQGPWGDRRQELVFIGEGIDTAKISALLDECLLDDKDMKKWEKVMKSKKMSREEKTEKLAKIWEDGWEEWPGLEVEEEEEEEDEEEKEEEQKQAKHRISDYLGHQHGGKHAAHGHSHRKVPIEAHKITTPPWFCSSSSSILSALLQFHRLPRYRARCTSSSIAPRLASKLRATPTPALGQHNDNDTGLTADIRLSTNIPGKIWEPCGFRPRRDQPMQMLTVNCGISTRSMEGNSQVAAPTRAKSAAVPNTKGPDVKPRLLLMGLRRSGKSSIASVVFHKMPPNETLFLESTTRIQKDSIHSFMDFQVWDFPGQLEYFESAFDLEDIFGSLGALVWVIDAQDDYLDSVARLNRTILTVQQFYPGINIEVFIHKVDGLSDEYRTDTFQDIVQRISDELSDAGYENAPVHYYLTSIYDYSVFEAFSKVIQKLIPNLSTLENLINTLANNCGFEKTYLFDVLSKIYIASDTRPVDMACYEMCSDYIDVIVDISELYSWDHPARKRLGDQIQEAESHVVLHDQTMIHLMEMNKYLCLVSVIRNPEAKDKRGLIDMNCRTFQDALNEVFSRSWEEGSATQEGDSATASK, from the exons ATGGTCATCGATTCTGGAAAAGACTCGGTCACTTATGATGTCGCGGCTCCTACGGAAGAAGAGCCCAAGACCCGGCAGATGCCCGTTACCTTGCTCTCGGGTTTCCTG GGAAGTGGCAAGACAACACTCCTCAAACACATCCTCAAGTCCCCTGACCATGGGTTACGAATTGCTGTCATAGTCAACGATATGAGTCA ACTGAACATTGATGCTACCCTCATCCAAAACCACAAAGTCTCGCAGACTACTGAGAAGCTTATTCGCCTGCAAAACGGATGTATCTGCTGCACTCTTCGTGGAGACTTGTTGTCGGAGCTGGCTGCTCTGACCAAGCGAAATGAGGTTGACtatgtcatcattgaatcgACTGGCATAAGCGAGCCTATGCAAGTGGCCGAGACTTTCACATCTGAGTTTAGCTCGGCCATGCTGGAAGCGGAAGATCAGATTTCAAGTGATGATCCCGACGCCAAGAAGATCCTGAACGAAAT TGTGGAATTAGGTGGCTTGCACACAATGGCTCGGTTGGACACGACTGTTACTGTCATCGATGCGTTTAACTTGCTCTCCAGTTTCGATACAGCAGAGTTCCTCTCCGACCGCTATGGAAGAGAAGAGATCATCCCTGAGGATGAACGTACGATATCTGATCTCATGGTGGATCAGATTGAGTTCGCCGATGTGTTGATTCTCAACAAGGTCGAGACAGTTGACCAAGCAACACGtgagaagcttttgcatttGTTGAAGCTATTGAACCCAGCCGCAAAGATTCTCGAGTCAAATTACTCTCAAATAGACGTTCGGGAAATCATCAACACAAACAAGTTTGATTTTATTCGTGCCGCTTCTGGTCCTGGATGGCTGCGAAGTCTGCACGAAATGACGATACAGTCGACAGGTAACGGTGACCGGCTGGCACCGAAGCCAGAGACCTTGGA GTACGGTATCAACAACTTCGTCTATACAGCTCGTCGACCCTTCCACTCGCGCCGCCtctttgctcttcttcaCGACAAGTTCATCATTCTCCAGAACAATGaagtcgaagaagaagaaggcgacgaggaagaagagggagaggaggaagaggagggagaagagcaagaagaggatgatgcaATGGATACAGACTCCGAGTCCGGGTCAGTGGAAGACTTTGAACAGCCTGACCCAGCGGTCATTCTGAACAACAAACGTACCAACCCGGCATTTGGTCCAGTTCTCCGCTCCAAGGGCTTCTTCTGGCTTGTGACCCGGCCCTGGCAATTTGGTGAATGGAGTCAAGCAGGTGGCATGATGACTCTTGGATGCGGTGGACCTTGGTTTGCTGAACTGCCCGATGAAGATTGGCCAGAAGACAAGGATGTTCGGGAATCTATCCTAAATGATTTCCAAGGTCCCTGGGGCGACCGTCGCCAAGAGCTAGTGTTTATCGGGGAAGGCATTGACACTGCCAAGATCAGTGCTTTGTTGGATGAGTGTCTCCTAGATGATAAAGATATGAAGAAGTGGGAGAAGGTGATGAAGAGCAAGAAAATGAGCAGAGAGGAGAAGACAGAAAAGTTAGCGAAGATATGGGAAGATGGTTGGGAAGAGTGGCCTGGACTTGAggtcgaggaagaagaagaagaagaagatgaagaagagaaagaagaggagCAAAAGCAAGCGAAGCACCGAATCAGTGATTATTTGGGTCATCAGCATGGAGGTAAACATGCTGCTCATGGACACAGCCACCGGAAGGTCCCT ATAGAAGCTCATAAGATAACGACTCCGCCTTGGttctgctcttcttcttcctccatccTCTCTGCCTTGCTACAATTCC ATCGCTTGCCGCGCTATCGTGCGCGCTGCACATCCAGCTCGATCGCACCTCGCCTCGCTTCGAAGCTCCGAGCTACTCCAACCCCCGCACTCGGACAGCACAACG ACAATGATACAGGCCTGACTGCAGATATCCGACTCTCTACCAACATCCCAGGCAAAATCTGGGAACCTTGCGGCTTCCGTCCTAGGCGAGATCAGCCCATGCAGATGTTAACG GTAAATTGCGGA ATATCTACCCGTTCAATGGAG GGAAACAGCCAAGTGGCTGCGCCAACTCGGGCCAAATCGGCCGCTGTGCCCAACACAAAAGGCCCCGATGTTAAACCTCGTCTTCTTTTAATGGGACTCCGCCG GAGTGGTAAGTCATCCATTGCTAGTGTGGTGTTCCATAAGATGCCGCCAAATGAGACCCTCTTTTTGGAGTCCACGACCCGGATTCAGAAGGACTCGATCCA CTCTTTTATGGACTTCCAGGTTTGGGATTTCCCGGGTCAACTCGAATACTTTGAGtctgccttcgacctcgagGATATATTCGGCAGCCTGGGCGCTCTGGTTTGGGTGATCGATGCACAGGATGACTACCTGGACTCGGTGGCACGACTCAACCGCACCATATTGACTGTCCAGCAGTTTTATCCTGGCATAAACATCGAAGTCTTCATTCACAAGGTCGATGGGCTGTCAGACGAGTACCGCACCGATACGTTCCAGGACATTGTGCAGCGCATCTCCGACGAGCTCAGTGACGCCGGATATGAGAATGCGCCCGTGCACTACTATTTGACTTCCATCTACGATTACTCTGTGTTTGAAGCCTTCAGCAAAGTGATTCAAAAGCTGATCCCAAACTTGTCTACACTTGAGAACCTCATCAACACACTCGCCAACAACTGTGGGTTTGAAAAGACATACCTCTTTGATGTTCTTAGCAAAATTTATATCGCCTCCGACACCCGACCTGTTGATATGGCCTGCTACGAGATGTGCTCTGATTATATCGATGTGATTGTCGACATCTCCGAGTTGTACTCTTGGGATCACCCAGCTCGCAAGCGATTGGGCGACCAGATCCAAGAAGCCGAGAGTCATGTAGTGTTGCATGATCAAACCATGATCCATTTGATGGAAATGAACAA GTACCTCTGTCTAGTTTCGGTGATTCGCAACCCCGAAGCCAAGGACAAGCGAGGTCTGATTGACATGAACTGCCGTACTTTCCAAGACGCTCTGAATGAAGTCTTTTCACGTAGCTGGGAAGAAGGGTCTGCGACCCAAGAAGGGGACTCTGCAACTGCAAGCAAATGA
- a CDS encoding Short chain dehydrogenase/reductase, putative: MTDLGTYTKPLAYLGLFTLGKIAVSITRQASIFLLPSTLQRYNRTKTNWALVTGATDGIGFGFGQELCARGFNVILHGRNAEKLERRRRELQTLFPEVCVAVLVRDAQNLTADIDDVDAEVRDIIRRSNETIRSERDPGRLTVLINNVGGEMRPSTLLKEYTFEDVQATISRNATFAVQITRVLATQLEENAPGLVMNVSSVAAFGLPYISIYSSTKGFVDSFTKSLRAEFAAEGKKVEVMGLRVAEVKTAGYNVKSNLFVPEARVLAAAALDRVGGGQEIVWAYFWHWLQGLSFEYLPRWILMKITAMKMKEIRVDLDAKAKSS, translated from the coding sequence ATGACCGACCTGGGAACCTACACCAAACCCCTAGCCTACCTCGGTCTCTTCACCCTGGGAAAAATCGCAGTCTCCATCACCCGCCAAGCATCAATTTTCCTCCTCCCAAGTACCCTCCAACGCTACAACCGTACTAAAACAAACTGGGCCCTTGTCACCGGCGCAACGGATGGAATAGGGTTCGGCTTCGGTCAGGAGCTCTGCGCGCGCGGTTTCAATGTGATCCTACACGGCCGAAACGCCGAGAAGCTCGAGCGCCGTCGTCGCGAACTACAGACGCTGTTCCCCGAAGTCTGTGTTGCTGTACTTGTGCGCGATGCGCAAAATTTGACTGCCGAtattgatgatgttgatgcggAGGTCCGCGATATTATTCGTCGCAGTAATGAGACTATCCGATCCGAGCGTGATCCCGGCCGGTTAACGGTTCTTATAAATAATGTTGGTGGGGAGATGAGGCCTTCGACTCTCCTGAAGGAGTATACCTTTGAGGATGTGCAGGCAACCATTTCGCGGAATGCCACGTTCGCGGTTCAGATCACCCGTGTTCTGGCGACACAGCTGGAAGAGAATGCGCCTGGTCTTGTGATGAATGTGTCTTCGGTTGCGGCGTTTGGATTGCCATATATCAGTATTTACAGCTCGACGAAGGGGTTTGTGGATTCTTTCACAAAGTCGCTGCGCGCGGAGTTTGCCGCTGAAGGGAAGAAGGTCGAGGTGATGGGGCTGCGAGTTGCCGAGGTTAAAACCGCTGGGTATAATGTGAAGAGTAACTTGTTTGTTCCTGAGGCGAGAGTGCTGGCTGCTGCTGCCTTGGATCGGGTTGGGGGTGGGCAGGAGATTGTGTGGGCTTACTTTTGGCATTGGTTACAGGGTCTGTCATTTGAGTATTTACCGCGCTGGATATTGATGAAGATTACGgcaatgaagatgaaggaaATCAGAGTAGATCTGGACGCTAAGGCGAAGAGCAGCTGA